GTGAATTGACCCCCGATTCGCTCGCGTTGTAGGTCTCGTCAAGACCGTAGAAACGTAGTCGCCTGCAGCGGGTCGCGAGCGAATCGTCGTTACAGAGCACCATCCCCCCGTCCCCGACGGCCCCCAACGTCTTGGTCGGATAGAACGAATAGGCTGCCATTGCGCCGACCGATCCGGCCACGCGGCCCCGATGGCTCGCCTCGTGAGCCTGGGCGCAGTCCTCGACAATCGGAACGCCACTCTCGTTCGCGACATGTTCAAGGCGATCGAGGTCCACGCACTGCCCGTAGAGATGAACCGGAACAACACAGTCGATCCCCGCGCGGCACATCGCCTGCAACTGGTCCAGATCCATCAGTCCGGTAGAACGATCCACGTCAACGAAACAGGGAACCGCACCGACGGAGACGATCGCGGCAGCGGTTGCGATCGCACCATTAGCAACCGTCGCTACACGTTTGCCCGGTCCGATATCGAGCGCGCGAAGAGCCAGCTGGATCGCGTCGGTCCCACTGTTGACACCGATCCCGTGTTGCACACCACAGCGCGCCGCGAACTCCGACTCGAATTCGCGAACCTCGCGATCGAGGATCAGTCTTCCCGAATCCAGCACACGCGCAATGGCGTCCAGGATCGCCGCGCGCTCGGCTACGATCGTTTCTCCACTGCTCCAGAACGGGACTGTCATCCAGCCACCTGCTTTCACGGACACCCAACGATGGGTCAGACTGCTAAGATACGTTTCCCATGCCGGAGATCACAACCCCTCCCCCCCGTCGACGCTCCCGTGTCGCCATTGAGGCCGTCGACGGCGACGTCCAGGGGGCCGTCGAGCGCGCACTGGATGCCGTCGACTGGACACGCCAGATCCCCGTAGGGGCCGATGTCTCACTGAAAGTGAATCTGGGTTGGGACCTGTTCATTCCCGGATCGATCACCTCGCCGATGGTGACCGAGGCGGCTATCCGTGCGATCCGCGGTCGGGTCGGCAAGATCTACGTCGTCGAGGCGGACCAGGTGCTCGAGGACATCGAGAGCGCATTCGTTCGGAGCGGTACCAAGGCGGTCTGCGATCGCACCGGCGCACGCTGGGTCAACATGACCCGGGCACCCACGGTCACCATCGACCGACCCGACAACAAAGTCCTTCGCCGGATCGAGATCCCCGAGATTCTCCAACACACCCGCAGGATCACTCTGCCGGTCATGAAGACACACGCAAAGACCGGCCTCTCGGGCGCCATCAAGAATCAGTGGGGCTGCCTACCCACCATGCGACACGAGTATCACCTCGTGCTTGACGACGCGTTGGCGGAGCTCACCGAGATCGTCCGCCCCGACCTTTCGCTGATGGACGCAACCGTTGCGCTCGAGGGCAACGGCCCCAAGAACGGGCACCCGGTGATCGCGGATCG
This genomic interval from Acidobacteriota bacterium contains the following:
- a CDS encoding DUF362 domain-containing protein; the protein is MPEITTPPPRRRSRVAIEAVDGDVQGAVERALDAVDWTRQIPVGADVSLKVNLGWDLFIPGSITSPMVTEAAIRAIRGRVGKIYVVEADQVLEDIESAFVRSGTKAVCDRTGARWVNMTRAPTVTIDRPDNKVLRRIEIPEILQHTRRITLPVMKTHAKTGLSGAIKNQWGCLPTMRHEYHLVLDDALAELTEIVRPDLSLMDATVALEGNGPKNGHPVIADRILASCDPVALDTVQAVQMGLDPRSVTHLQRCAERGLGNHDLDLIDVLGLDPHDTALKFKPARHNAVSRVETILRGSMMKRLFFNTPIFTGCLLGAKAYYRAWTLFRARRAWDEVRRHPLYGAQWQREWRGLTGGNDK
- a CDS encoding DegT/DnrJ/EryC1/StrS family aminotransferase; protein product: MTVPFWSSGETIVAERAAILDAIARVLDSGRLILDREVREFESEFAARCGVQHGIGVNSGTDAIQLALRALDIGPGKRVATVANGAIATAAAIVSVGAVPCFVDVDRSTGLMDLDQLQAMCRAGIDCVVPVHLYGQCVDLDRLEHVANESGVPIVEDCAQAHEASHRGRVAGSVGAMAAYSFYPTKTLGAVGDGGMVLCNDDSLATRCRRLRFYGLDETYNASESGVNSRLDELQAAVLRTRLGFLDSYVERRRALAARYDEGLERSGVELPGRLPGSDPSWHLYVIRHRQRDVLREGLTARGIGTAVHYRRPIHQVDAYRDMSPTKVALPETEARADEILSIPLYPGLSDEDQQRVIDGIADTLSTVGGA